A single genomic interval of Spinacia oleracea cultivar Varoflay chromosome 6, BTI_SOV_V1, whole genome shotgun sequence harbors:
- the LOC110804775 gene encoding ferritin-4, chloroplastic produces the protein MMLRAVSSGGSPLFSSSPVVSGKENGSGLFLPSSVVFGGEKERRNNGCGRISMAAFKEGGPMTGIVFQPFEEVKSDNFLVPTSPQASLARQSFVDDCESAINEQINVEYSASYVYHSLFAYFDRDNVALKGLAKFFRESSEEERGHAEKLMKYQNMRGGRVKLFSILMPPSDFEQVEKGDALYAMELALSLEKLVNEKLLNLHGVAAKNNDVQLQEFVEGEFLSEQVEAIKQIADYVTQLRMVGKGHGVWHFDQMLLN, from the exons ATGATGCTAAGAGCAGTTTCATCAGGCGGGTCACCCCTGTTTAGCTCCTCCCCTGTTGTTTCAGGGAAGGAGAATGGTAGTGGCTTGTTTTTGCCGAGTTCCGTGGTGTTTggaggagagaaagagaggagaaaCAATGGGTGTGGGAGAATCTCCATGGCTGCTTTTAAAGAAGGTGGGCCAATGACTGGGATTGTGTTTCAGCCGTTTGAGGAGGTTAAGAGTGATAATTTCTTGGTCCCCACTTCTCCTCAGGCGTCCCTTGCTAGACAGAGCTTTGTTGATGATTGTGAATCTGCCATTAACGAGCAGATCAA TGTGGAGTACAGTGCATCCTATGTGTACCACTCGCTGTTTGCCTACTTTGACAGGGACAATGTTGCTCTGAAAGGCTTAGCCAA ATTTTTCCGGGAGTCAAGTGAAGAAGAAAGGGGTCATGCTGAGAAGTTAATGAAGTATCAG AACATGAGAGGAGGAAGGGTGAAGCTGTTTTCAATTCTTATGCCGCCATCAGACTTTGAGCAGGTTGAAAAGGGTGATGCACTATATG CAATGGAGCTGGCGCTGTCATTGGAGAAGCTTGTGAATGAGAAATTGCTGAACTTGCATGGT GTTGCTGCGAAAAACAATGATGTCCAGTTACAAGAATTTGTTGAAGGCGAATTTCTGAGTGAGCAG GTTGAGGCAATTAAGCAGATTGCAGATTATGTCACTCAGTTAAGAATGGTTGGCAAGGGACATG GAGTTTGGCACTTTGATCAAATGCTCCTTAACTAA
- the LOC130463643 gene encoding uncharacterized protein produces the protein MEKVHFRNHIPPWFQAGAKVMDIMTTERNWNAGLIWKSFTAVDARKILATHIPAADKEDEMIWAHTKTGKYTFKSGYWFLHRQQQPSIGTHSKFWKALWKSNLLPKWKHFIWRVIHRAIPTKENLRKRGMEGEETCSMCHAEVETQNHIFRLCPVSQMVWKSSWLGIISYTQMDIGVEDWIMNFLNLFFNQDGEEDSRLLQFISILWSIWLHRNEIIFRNVSVSPERILHLAQSHVHQWTQAQKLLAARQKDEREVSLPAITKGITIFKYGRCSTEGFICLVVDAAWKASSKGNCNQWQAAVGWEEDTDQEPRLSGATKIFALSPLQAECQAILWGTRLAASFASNVVVKSDCLEAVQAIKNPSKAVVNIVPIIEDIRLVAKNLDYFVCIKVSRTQVSKAHILAQRERKGK, from the coding sequence ATGGAGAAAGTTCACTTCAGAAACCATATCCCTCCATGGTTTCAAGCTGGAGCCAAGGTAATGGATATAATGACAACGGAGAGAAATTGGAATGCGGGCCTGATCTGGAAGAGTTTCACTGCTGTTGATGCAAGGAAAATCCTTGCTACTCATATCCCAGCTGCAGATAAGGAGGACGAGATGATTTGGGCCCATACAAAAACAGGAAAATACACATTCAAGTCGGGGTACTGGTTCCTACACAGGCAACAGCAACCGAGCATCGGTACTCACTCGAAATTCTGGAAGGCCCTTTGGAAAAGCAATCTCCTCCCTAAATGGAAACACTTCATCTGGCGTGTGATTCATCGCGCCATTCCTACGAAGGAGAACCTGAGGAAACGAGGTATGGAAGGTGAAGAAACTTGCAGTATGTGTCATGCTGAGGTTGAGACGCAAAACCACATTTTTCGACTATGCCCAGTGTCACAAATGGTCTGGAAAAGTAGCTGGTTGGGTATAATCTCGTATACCCAAATGGATATAGGTGTGGAAGATTGGATaatgaattttctgaatttgttTTTCAACCAAGATGGTGAGGAGGACTCAAGACTCCTTCAATTTATCTCAATTTTGTGGTCAATTTGGCTACACAGAAATGAAATCATCTTTAGAAACGTGAGTGTAAGCCCGGAGAGGATTCTTCACCTTGCACAGTCACACGTTCATCAATGGACCCAAGCCCAGAAACTGCTAGCAGCAAGACAGAAGGATGAAAGGGAGGTGTCATTGCCTGCAATTACTAAGGGAATCACTATCTTCAAATATGGTCGATGTTCAACGGAAGGATTCATATGTCTAGTTGTTGATGCAGCGTGGAAGGCCTCCAGTAAGGGTAACTGCAATCAATGGCAAGCGGCAGTAGGGTGGGAGGAGGACACAGATCAAGAGCCTCGACTGAGTGGTGCAACCAAAATATTTGCCCTTTCACCTCTCCAAGCAGAGTGTCAAGCCATCCTTTGGGGCACTCGTCTTGCAGCTTCTTTCGCAAGTAATGTTGTGGTCAAATCGGATTGTTTGGAGGCAGTTCAAGCAATCAAGAACCCTTCCAAAGCAGTCGTTAATATAGTACCTATTATAGAGGACATTAGACTAGTAGCGAAGAACCTTGATTATTTTGTATGCATTAAGGTAAGCAGAACTCAAGTTAGTAAAGCCCATATCCTCGCTCAACGTGAGAGGAAGGGCAAGTAG
- the LOC110804781 gene encoding uncharacterized protein isoform X1: MESLRSFLCFKTSQSSVVFPTPTTTTFTKLPSRFWHKAKAGYAVFGAKQAGKRKGLVSLSKDKELCEGYADIETMWKMIHSTCSKDIHSDGNCKRPRYLVFCFKPS, translated from the exons ATGGAAAGCCTAAGGAGCTTCCTCTGCTTCAAAACCTCACAATCATCTGTTGTCTTTCCAACTCCAACTACAACTACCTTCACCAAGCTTCCTTCCCGGTTTTGGCACAAGGCCAAAG CAGGATATGCTGTTTTTGGAGCGAAACAAG CTGGTAAAAGGAAAGGACTTGTGAGCCTTTCTAAAGACAAGGAACTGTGTGAAGGATATGCTGATATTGAAACTATGTGGAAGATGATCCATTCGACCTGTTCTAAGGATATTCACAGCGATGGAAACTGCAAAAGACCTCGATATCTAGTTTTCTGTTTTAAGCCAAGTTAA
- the LOC110804781 gene encoding uncharacterized protein isoform X2: MESLRSFLCFKTSQSSVVFPTPTTTTFTKLPSRFWHKAKGYAVFGAKQAGKRKGLVSLSKDKELCEGYADIETMWKMIHSTCSKDIHSDGNCKRPRYLVFCFKPS, from the exons ATGGAAAGCCTAAGGAGCTTCCTCTGCTTCAAAACCTCACAATCATCTGTTGTCTTTCCAACTCCAACTACAACTACCTTCACCAAGCTTCCTTCCCGGTTTTGGCACAAGGCCAAAG GATATGCTGTTTTTGGAGCGAAACAAG CTGGTAAAAGGAAAGGACTTGTGAGCCTTTCTAAAGACAAGGAACTGTGTGAAGGATATGCTGATATTGAAACTATGTGGAAGATGATCCATTCGACCTGTTCTAAGGATATTCACAGCGATGGAAACTGCAAAAGACCTCGATATCTAGTTTTCTGTTTTAAGCCAAGTTAA